TCTATATCTTTAAATTCCCCGCTTTCTTGATCTGTTAGCCTGTAATATCCCCTAAGACTTGGGTTTAGTTCTTCCGGGGATAAAATTTGAACCAGTACAACCTGCTGTTTTTTATATTGAAGAAGCTTCACTGCTTCTTCATATCCATCCTGCGAAAAAAAATCAGACAGAATAAAAGAGATCCCCTGTGCCATAGGATAATTCTTAAGGCTCATAATAGACTGGGTTAAAGTCGTTTCTCTATCAAGAGGAAGTTCATCTAAAAACTTTACAACATCATAAAACAAGTTTTTTGATTTGATATTTTTCTTCTCTGCGTTAATCGTTCTGCCACAGGCATAGAGATTCACTACATCCATGTTTCTTAATCCAATATATGCAATAGCTGCCGCCAAATGCTTTCCATAAAAAATTTTGCTTATTTCACTGTCGTCCATAGACATGCTGTTGTCTAAAAATACATTTACATTTCCTTGTTTTTCTTCCATAAAAAGTTTTAAAAACGGTTTATCAAAGCGGCCATAACTGTTCCAGTCAATTCTTCTTAAGTCATCTCCAAGAACATAGGGACGAAAATCAGAAAACTCTAAGGACATCCCCTGAGCTTTTGATTTTCGCGCACCGCTATATCCATTGACAAGAAGAGACTCCATTCTTATAGCAAAAACATCCAATTGGGATAAAAATTCTTTTGTAATAACTTCCATCAATTTGGGCATAGTTATTTCCCTTCCTCTAAAGCTGCCAAAATCAAATCATCTGATGTAACCTGATCTGCTAAAGCTTCAAAATTTAAGAAAATACGGTGCCTTAAAGTAGGAAGGGCCACAGTCTTAATATCATCAAAGGATACATTGTATCTGCCTTCAAGCAAGGCATGAATTCTTGCAGCGATAATAATTGCCTGAGCACCCCTTGGACTTGGACCATATCTTACATATTTTTTAGTTGTTTCAGAAGCATGCTCCGATTCCGGATGAAGTTTCAGTATAAGCTGCATAGCATACTCCAATACAGGGTTTGCAATTGGCACCTGCTTTGCGATTTCTCCCATCTGTAATAGATCTTCTTTGCCGCATACAGTTCTTGGCTCAGAAACATTAACTCCTGTTGTCAGGCCTACAATTTGAGCCAATTCTTTTTCGTTTGGGAACTTAACATCTAGTTTGAACATAAACCGGTCCATCTGGGCTTCCGGCAAAGGATAAGTTCCTTCCATTTCTAAAGGATTTTGAGTCGCCATTACAAAAAATGGACTAGGAAGAGTGTATGTATTATTGCCTACTGTAACGGTTTTTTCCTGCATGGCTTCCAGCATTGCACTTTGGGTTTTTGGCGTTGCACGATTGATTTCATCGGCTAACACAATGTTTGAGAATACAGGCCCTGCCTGAAATTGAAATTCACTGCTTCCGTCCTGCTTCTTCATAATGATATTGGTTCCAATAACATCTGCTGGCATTAAATCCGGGGTAAACTGAATTCTTGAGAATCTAAGATCCAGCACTTTCCCTAAGGTTTTGACCAATTGTGTTTTTCCTAAGCCGGGAAGCCCTTCAAGGAGCACATTACCCCCGGCAATAATAGCCATAAGCACATACCGTATAATGTCTTTCTGCCCTATGATACTTTCTCCAATGGCCTCTTCTATTTCTGTAAAGCGTTTAGAAAAGCTTGAAATTTGATTTTCAGTTATATCCATTTTTAATCACCATTACCTAATCTAGTTTTAATTCCATTGTATCTAAGTGAAATCTATTAGTCAATAAAA
This is a stretch of genomic DNA from Defluviitalea raffinosedens. It encodes these proteins:
- a CDS encoding DUF58 domain-containing protein — translated: MPKLMEVITKEFLSQLDVFAIRMESLLVNGYSGARKSKAQGMSLEFSDFRPYVLGDDLRRIDWNSYGRFDKPFLKLFMEEKQGNVNVFLDNSMSMDDSEISKIFYGKHLAAAIAYIGLRNMDVVNLYACGRTINAEKKNIKSKNLFYDVVKFLDELPLDRETTLTQSIMSLKNYPMAQGISFILSDFFSQDGYEEAVKLLQYKKQQVVLVQILSPEELNPSLRGYYRLTDQESGEFKDIELTESTIEAYKKALKEFQIQIQSFCQKRGQQYVCLSTDIPILTGLKKCLGE
- a CDS encoding AAA family ATPase, with amino-acid sequence MDITENQISSFSKRFTEIEEAIGESIIGQKDIIRYVLMAIIAGGNVLLEGLPGLGKTQLVKTLGKVLDLRFSRIQFTPDLMPADVIGTNIIMKKQDGSSEFQFQAGPVFSNIVLADEINRATPKTQSAMLEAMQEKTVTVGNNTYTLPSPFFVMATQNPLEMEGTYPLPEAQMDRFMFKLDVKFPNEKELAQIVGLTTGVNVSEPRTVCGKEDLLQMGEIAKQVPIANPVLEYAMQLILKLHPESEHASETTKKYVRYGPSPRGAQAIIIAARIHALLEGRYNVSFDDIKTVALPTLRHRIFLNFEALADQVTSDDLILAALEEGK